One window of the Paraburkholderia sp. PGU19 genome contains the following:
- a CDS encoding phosphodiesterase produces the protein MLIAQISDLHIKRAGALAYRRVDTAAYLTRCVERLNALVPAPDAIIITGDLVDQGEPEQYVHLKSLLAPLKIPYYLLVGNHDDRAALRATFIDRKELHTSDEFIQYTVDIGPLHLIALDSMVPGQSAGLLCDTRLAWLEQQLQTAHDKPVIVALHHPPFVSGIGHMDALRLEPTSAKKLATLVARHSNVERVMCGHVHRPMFVRFGGTIASAVPAPAHQVALDLRDDAPSAFMMEPPAFALHRYDSVNGLVTHHAYVDAADGPYPFYEPEGSLID, from the coding sequence ATGTTAATAGCCCAGATCAGCGATCTCCACATCAAACGCGCGGGCGCGCTGGCCTACCGCCGCGTGGACACGGCGGCGTACCTGACGCGCTGCGTAGAGCGATTGAACGCGCTCGTCCCAGCGCCAGACGCGATCATCATCACGGGCGATCTCGTCGACCAGGGCGAGCCTGAGCAATACGTCCATCTGAAGTCACTGCTAGCACCGCTAAAAATCCCCTACTACCTGCTGGTAGGCAACCACGACGACCGCGCCGCACTGCGCGCCACCTTCATCGACCGCAAAGAACTCCACACCAGCGACGAGTTCATCCAATACACAGTCGACATAGGCCCACTCCACCTGATCGCACTCGACTCAATGGTCCCCGGCCAAAGCGCCGGCCTGCTCTGCGACACGCGCCTCGCCTGGCTCGAACAGCAACTGCAAACGGCCCACGACAAACCCGTGATCGTCGCGCTGCATCATCCGCCGTTCGTGTCCGGCATCGGCCACATGGACGCGCTGCGGCTCGAACCGACCTCGGCAAAAAAACTCGCGACGCTCGTCGCACGTCACTCGAACGTAGAACGCGTGATGTGCGGCCATGTACATCGCCCGATGTTCGTCCGCTTCGGCGGCACAATCGCATCGGCGGTGCCCGCGCCCGCGCATCAAGTGGCGCTCGATCTGCGCGACGACGCGCCATCGGCCTTCATGATGGAGCCGCCAGCGTTCGCGCTACACCGCTACGACAGCGTGAACGGCCTCGTCACGCATCACGCTTATGTCGATGCAGCGGACGGACCCTATCCGTTCTATGAACCCGAAGGATCGCTGATCGACTGA
- a CDS encoding IS66 family transposase, translated as MTKMPDLKDLTPEQKDALIVDLVRRLNELEAKLEKDSRNSSKPPSSDGPRRKPKSLRGTSGARPGAQPGHKGKTLKRVAQPDHIEIHPVALVCDACGQRIAAARVAVLPEGRQVIDLPPTRFEVTEHRVQIAQCRCGKHHSGAFPKGVSQAVQYGPQIRAAAVYLTQYQQLPVARTAQALKDLFGLHVVTGTVQHSIDQAAQLLVPAVEQIRQALRGQPVVHFDESCMRVGRESRWLHVASTHALSWYGAHRKRGSEALDSFGILPGFTGVAVHDGWRPYAGYECEHALCNAHHLRELVFVLESTQQRWAQQMIDLLCQAKREVDLSQAAGNTALSQARQRYYTRRSRALIAQARKLNPQQARESGRRERRGRIRQSFTCNLLTRLHKYADEVWRFIADHRVPFDNNQAERDIRMPKLKQKISGCFRSESGMEAFCTIRSYLATLRKQSRSLIDALALAFTGVVVSPLVTAE; from the coding sequence ATGACGAAGATGCCCGACCTCAAGGACCTGACACCGGAGCAGAAGGACGCACTCATCGTTGATCTGGTGAGGCGTCTGAACGAGCTCGAGGCAAAGCTTGAGAAGGACAGTCGTAACTCCAGCAAGCCGCCGTCAAGCGATGGTCCAAGGCGCAAGCCGAAGTCATTGCGCGGCACGAGCGGGGCCAGGCCTGGCGCGCAACCGGGGCACAAGGGCAAGACGCTCAAACGCGTCGCGCAACCCGATCACATCGAGATTCACCCGGTGGCGCTGGTGTGCGATGCATGTGGCCAACGCATCGCAGCAGCCCGCGTGGCCGTGTTGCCCGAAGGCCGTCAGGTGATCGATTTGCCACCCACGCGCTTTGAGGTGACCGAGCATCGCGTGCAGATCGCGCAGTGCCGCTGCGGCAAGCATCACTCGGGCGCATTTCCCAAGGGCGTGAGCCAGGCGGTTCAGTACGGCCCCCAGATTCGCGCCGCAGCCGTCTATCTGACGCAATACCAGCAGTTGCCGGTTGCGCGCACCGCCCAGGCGCTGAAGGACCTGTTTGGTCTGCATGTGGTTACGGGAACCGTCCAGCACAGCATTGATCAGGCCGCGCAGTTACTGGTGCCAGCCGTTGAGCAGATCCGGCAGGCGCTACGCGGGCAACCCGTGGTGCATTTCGATGAGAGCTGCATGCGCGTGGGGCGCGAGTCCCGCTGGCTGCATGTCGCCTCGACGCACGCGTTGAGCTGGTATGGCGCGCACCGCAAGCGCGGCAGCGAGGCGCTGGACAGCTTCGGCATTCTTCCCGGCTTTACGGGAGTCGCGGTCCATGACGGCTGGCGGCCGTATGCCGGCTATGAGTGTGAGCATGCGCTGTGCAATGCTCATCATCTGCGCGAACTGGTGTTTGTCCTGGAGTCCACGCAGCAACGCTGGGCCCAGCAGATGATTGACCTGCTTTGCCAGGCAAAGCGCGAGGTCGACCTCAGTCAGGCTGCAGGAAACACCGCGCTGAGTCAGGCGCGCCAACGCTATTACACACGGCGCAGCCGCGCCCTGATCGCCCAGGCACGCAAGCTCAATCCGCAGCAGGCACGTGAGTCCGGGCGCCGGGAACGCCGCGGCAGGATCAGGCAAAGCTTTACCTGCAACCTGCTCACACGGCTTCACAAGTATGCCGATGAGGTGTGGCGTTTCATTGCCGATCACCGCGTACCGTTCGACAACAACCAGGCCGAACGCGATATCCGCATGCCCAAACTCAAACAGAAGATCTCCGGGTGCTTCCGCTCGGAATCGGGTATGGAGGCGTTCTGCACGATCCGCTCCTACCTTGCCACCTTACGCAAGCAGAGCCGTTCGCTGATCGACGCGCTCGCCCTGGCCTTTACAGGAGTCGTCGTTTCGCCTCTGGTTACCGCTGAATAG